The Toxoplasma gondii ME49 chromosome XII, whole genome shotgun sequence genome includes a region encoding these proteins:
- a CDS encoding carrier superfamily protein (encoded by transcript TGME49_277090) has product MQEGGRGDRTPLVGPKGAQGAAFNASKAPQPGSESGELSEKKSEKTNMEEIVKGREPAARRPEGWETSLDWEEWQGDWPLPLHAAAGSIAGLMEHLAVYPIDTIKTRAQALCMSPPPHPSEASTDCTRGEQREPRTSCLRDAQPRETPASQGLSNRPYAGDGARSLWGGGTEGRLAAGPAEGRVALQMPHSPLERFCPLRRNPLPPVGQGPCLGPSPLSSLAYSTPVKNPGDRGTGLRPLVTVSRPYASFSLSPGGSWPAVALREAGLGPRAFGCSPASQQARQRAVPSSSGLLLTEVYQRGGSSRRVADVLRGGEGQGALARAFRDRGNSSVPACNDVGHILSGARQRPIARSLEDAVERMRFASVCPNLTGASARAVGPDRVRGVPSSSCVGIARLFPASGSAVSPFSRSAFSLHSVFPLSVPTSLLAPPLGERGQAPRFPWHSAAALEGPGAGAVWRRQLAILAGPGDSRGSGVSASLVRKTACRTHATLAPIAEEEFRVSRGRFSIVSAAKSLYAEGGIPRFYRGATAVASGCIPAHAFYFLSYERMKQFFLEKKERLSLPEGRGPVPSETEDAAMKRRRRSDTAGGDASNGPHQRESPLKPRDPGDVPPGSGWADGWVAVGDRPRAPGGGACTGEAGAQVAAEGAQLSPIESLICGGIATLTHDVILTPMDVIKQRLQLGCYKSPLDCLRTVLQDEGGMALCRSLPATVLLNVPFGATLVCVNEWMKQAVLPPCEGADRRSHLHLYFFCAAVSGGVAGLISNPLDVIKTRLQTQDCYRQQQEAVARQARMRVCGRAGGSDRAQQHRPACVQKAFLPRVTKKYSSLHSAVRTIFREEGFRGFWRGTSTRIALNTPATGICWGTYETVKFLWKRFNVADGNM; this is encoded by the exons ATGCAGGAGGGCGGCAGAGGGGACAGGACCCCGCTGGTCGGGCCTAAAGGCGCCCAGGGGGCGGCCTTCAACGCCTCGAAGGCGCCGCAGCCAGGGTCTGAAAGTGGAGAGctcagcgagaagaagagcgagaagacaaacATGGAGGAGATAGTGAAAGGCAGAGAACCGGCGGCCCGGAGGCCCGAGGGGTGGGAGACAAGTCTCGACTGGGAAGAGTGGCAGGGCGACTGGCCCTTgcccctgcatgcagctgcgggCAGCATTGCGGGGTTGATGGAACACTTGGCTGTGTACCCGATTGACACGATCAAAACTCGAGCCCAAGCCCTGTGTATGTCCCCGCCTCCACACCCCTCGGAGGCGTCGACAGACTGCACGCGAGGTGAGCAAAGAGAGCCGCGAACTTCTTGTCTTCGCGACGCGCAGCCTCGAGAGACTCCTGCCTCGCAAGGTCTCTCCAACAGGCCCTATGCCGGGGACGGTGCCCGCTCTCTCTGGGGCGGCGGGACGGAGGGACGACTCGCCGCGGGTCCCGCCGAAGGGCGCGTGGCCCTCCAAATGCCCCACAGTCCCCTTGAGCGGTTCTGTCCGCTTCGGCGAAACCCCCTGCCGCCCGTCGGACAGGGGCCTTGCCTTGGGCCTTCGCCGTTGTCCTCGCTGGCGTACTCGACGCCCGTGAAAAATCCAGGGGATCGGGGGACGGGTCTGCGCCCCTTAGTGACGGTCTCGAGGCCATacgcctctttctcgctgtcgccaGGGGGCTCGTGGCCCGCGGTGGCTCTGCGAGAGGCGGGCCTGGGCCCCAGGGCGTTTGGGTGCAGCCCAGCTAGCCAGCAAGCCAGGCAGCGCGCggtcccttcttcctcggggCTGCTGTTGACTGAAGTTTATCAGCGGGGCGGATCTTCAAGGCGCGTCGCAGATGTTTTaagaggcggcgaaggccaAGGTGCACTGGCCAGGGCTTTTAGAGATCGTGGCAACTCGTCGGTCCCTGCGTGCAACGATGTAGGTCACATTCTCTCTGGCGCGCGTCAAAGACCAATTGCTCGCTCTCTCGAGGATGCGGTggagcgcatgcgtttcgcgTCGGTGTGTCCAAACCTGACCGGGGCGTCCGCTCGCGCTGTGGGTCCTGATCGCGTCCGGGGCGTCCCGTCTTCCAGTTGCGTCGGCATTGCACGACTCTTTCCGGCATCCGGATCGGctgtctcccctttctcccgctctgccttctcccttcattctgtcttccctctctccgtgCCAACGTCCCTCCTGGCGCCGCCTCTCGGCGAGCGCGGCCAGGCCCCGCGGTTTCCCTGGCACTCCGCAGCCGCTCTGGAAGGACCTGGGGCCGGCGCGGTGTGGCGGAGACAGCTAGCGATACTGGCCGGACCCGGCGACTCCCGCggctccggtgtctctgcctcgctggTTCGGAAGACAGCGTGTCGCACGCATGCGACCTTGGCGCCTATTGCCGAAGAAGAGTTTCGCGTCTCGCGAGGGAGATTCTCCATAGTGTCCGCTGCGAAGTCGCTCTACGCAGAAGGGGGCATTCCGCGCTTCTACCGAGGCGCCACAGCGGTCGCCTCGGGATGCAttcctgcgcatgcattctACTTTCTTTCCTACGAGAGAATGAAGcagttcttcctcgagaaaaaggagcgATTGTCGCTCCCAGAGGGGCGCGGCCCCGTCCCCAGCGAGACTGAAGACGCGGCGAtgaagcgacggagaaggtCAGACACAGCCGGCGGTGACGCCTCGAATGGACCAcaccagagagaaagccCACTCAAGCCCCGGGACCCAGGCGACGTCCCTCCAGGTTCCGGGTGGGCCGACGGCTGGGTCGCCGTCGGCGACCGCCCTCGCGCCCCCGGaggaggcgcatgcactggagaGGCGGGTGCCCAGGTCGCAGCCGAGGGGGCGCAGCTTTCGCCGATAGAGTCCCTCATTTGCGGGGGGATCGCGACACTCACGCACGACGTCATCCTCACGCCGATGGATGTGATTAAGCAGAGGCTTCAGCTTGGCTGCTACAA GAGTCCCTTGGACTGCCTACGGACGGTGCTCCAGGACGAAGGCGGGATGGCGTTGTGTCGGAGCCTTCCGGCAACAGTGCTTTTGAATGTGCCGTTCGGAGCGACTCTCGTCTGCGTGAACGAGTGGATGAAGCAAGCCGTTCTGCCTCCCTGCGAAGGGGCCGATCGCCGCAGCCACCTGCATCTCTACTTCTTCTGCGCAG CCGTCAGCGGAGGCGTGGCGGGTCTCATCTCGAATCCTCTCGACGTCATCAAAACAAGACTCCAAACTCAAGACTGCTATCGCCAGCAG caagaGGCCGTGGCCCGACAAGCGCGTATGCGGGTCTGTGGCCGGGCGGGAGGCTCTGACCGAGCACAGCAGCATCGACCGGCTTGTGTCCAGAAAGCATTCCTTCCACGCGTCACAAAAAAATACAGT TCGCTGCATAGTGCGGTCCGGACGATTTTCAGAGAAGAGGGATTTCGAGGTTTCTGGAGG GGCACCTCGACGAGGATTGCGTTAAACACTCCAGCAACAGGCATTTGTTGGG GCACTTACGAAACCGTCAAGTTCCTCTGGAAACGGTTCAACGTTGCAGATGGGAATATGTGA